In Maridesulfovibrio sp., a single genomic region encodes these proteins:
- a CDS encoding FliH/SctL family protein — MSLSKSENDGKFYTGRVIMGLDSNNKTQEMTIQEMEGKKKPTWNEDTDKEYFERVKVKAQNMAKEIISKAMAEAEGIRANAQAEGYAAGQQQAAQDAEQHMIAFSGNLAQTLAAIQEQSRNVVLAQTTDAVQLVFMVIEKTLGVEMESRRQEILHALLDEAISRIDSLTQLVIKISPADADIIGPLLEQAAAEHPDLSKWRIKPDPSIDNGGVIVEAEDAVVDNTITSRWEGVQEILGQLTGTTGE, encoded by the coding sequence ATGTCTTTGTCTAAGTCTGAAAATGACGGCAAGTTTTACACCGGCCGGGTCATCATGGGTCTTGATTCCAATAACAAGACTCAGGAGATGACTATTCAGGAAATGGAAGGCAAGAAAAAGCCTACATGGAACGAAGACACGGACAAGGAATATTTTGAACGGGTCAAGGTCAAGGCCCAGAACATGGCCAAGGAGATAATTTCCAAGGCCATGGCCGAAGCGGAAGGAATCAGGGCCAACGCACAGGCGGAAGGTTATGCTGCCGGGCAGCAGCAGGCCGCCCAGGATGCCGAGCAGCACATGATCGCCTTCAGCGGCAACCTTGCGCAGACGCTGGCCGCCATTCAGGAACAGTCCCGCAACGTGGTTCTGGCCCAGACAACAGACGCGGTTCAGCTTGTATTCATGGTCATAGAAAAAACGCTGGGAGTGGAAATGGAAAGCCGCAGGCAGGAAATTCTCCACGCCCTGCTAGACGAAGCCATTTCACGGATAGATTCCCTTACCCAGCTGGTAATCAAAATTTCCCCCGCTGATGCAGACATCATCGGGCCGCTGCTTGAACAGGCTGCGGCAGAGCATCCGGACCTTTCCAAATGGAGAATCAAGCCGGACCCGTCCATTGACAACGGTGGGGTCATTGTAGAAGCGGAAGACGCGGTGGTGGACAACACCATCACCTCTCGCTGGGAAGGTGTGCAGGAAATTCTCGGCCAACTGACCGGAACAACCGGAGAATAG